The Rhododendron vialii isolate Sample 1 chromosome 5a, ASM3025357v1 genome contains a region encoding:
- the LOC131327785 gene encoding uncharacterized protein LOC131327785, with protein sequence MSSHNGFDSSSTSSSSSSSSSSSSDDGGLKSIYRGATIAANIYERQQQKKVLVRMVRKSRRYIPHDRVGAAKILMRDYFVDGCLYTDEMFRRRFRMQKPLFMRIHDAFLQHDPMNFQQRQDAAHKLGLSSLQKVTAVIRMLAYGMAANQCDEYLKIAETTTMKTLRKFCNAVIEIFGSEYLKTPTEEDIQHILAENAARGFLGMFGSLDCMHWKWKNCPTGWHSSHVNGKIGAPTLILEAVATCNLWIWYCFFEMAGTNNDLNVLHNSHLFNRIVSGEAPTCNFVVHEHPYTMGYYLSDGIYPKWATLIQTISHPVTAKHKLFAEAQEAVRKDVEWAFGVLQARFAIVKGSTCIILHNMIVENEEDPEEWAPPEGETYQPVAFNRDVNLLRRNHISRIKAMTSEVTHSQLKLDLMEHLGNRCGDEHL encoded by the exons ATGTCTTCCCACAATGGCTTTGATTCATCCTCCACATCCTCATCCTCctcatcttcctcctcctcctcttctgaCGATGGTGGGCTTAAATCAATATACCGAGGTGCTACTATTGCAGCAAATATATATGAGAGgcagcaacaaaaaaaagtcctCGTCCGGATGGTTCGTAAATCACGACGATACATACCTCATGATAGGGTTGGGGCTGCAAAAATTTTGATGAGAGATTACTTTGTTGATGGGTGCCTATATACTGATGAAATGTTTCGTCGACGATTCCGGATGCAAAAACCACTCTTTATGCGCATCCATGACGCTTTTTTACAGCATGATCCGATGAACTTCCAGCAACGCCAAGATGCTGCTCATAAGTTGGGTCTATCTTCTCTACAAAAGGTCACAGCCGTAATCAGGATGTTGGCATATGGAATGGCAGCTAATCAGTGTGATGAGTACCTTAAAATAGCAGAGACCACTACTATGAAAACCTTGAGAAAATTTTGCAATGCTGTCATTGAGATCTTCGGAAGTGAATACTTGAAAACTCCAACCGAGGAGGACATTCAACACATCCTTGCAGAAAATGCCGCTCGAGGCTTTCTAGGTATGTTTGGAAGTTTGGATTGCATGCATTGGAAGTGGAAAAACTGCCCAACTGGATGGCACAGCAGTCATGTGAATGGAAAAATTGGAGCCCCAACACTCATCTTAGAGGCTGTTGCGACGTGCAACCTTTGGATATGGTATTGTTTCTTTGAAATGGCAGGTACAAATAATGACCttaatgttttacataattcTCATCTCTTCAACCGTATTGTGTCAGGTGAAGCTCCAACATGTAATTTTGTTGTACATGAGCATCCATACACAATGGGTTACTACCTCTCTGATGGTATATATCCGAAGTGGGCAACACTAATTCAGACAATCAGCCATCCAGTCACTGCAAAACATAAGCTTTTTGCTGAAGCACAAGAGGCGGTAAGAAAGGATGTAGAGTGGGCCTTTGGGGTTTTGCAAGCCCGATTTGCTATTGTGAAGGGATCG ACGTGCATTATACTCCATAATATGATAGTGGAGAACGAGGAAGATCCTGAGGAGTGGGCACCCCCCGAAGGGGAAACGTATCAACCTGTGGCTTTTAATCGAGATGTTAACCTACTTCGACGCAATCATATTAGCCGAATTAAGGCTATGACAAGCGAGGTTACGCATAGTCAACTGAAATTGGATCTCATGGAGCATTTGGGGAATCGCTGCGGAGATGAACATCTCTGA
- the LOC131327354 gene encoding uncharacterized protein LOC131327354, whose protein sequence is MNKQSLPHQILLIHLEVAKVSNLKFHSGYFLPIIKTISLQTFSLQFFIPNCPAFHPLQFFSRRIFSPLPLSFASRLLPFSPIPSSFILSMENHFSQSYETMESETQMESQSATQMESENQRKTRKTNYSQYEDEVLVKSWLHISGDAVVGRDQKSTKLWMRVLESFHQILGRITERNAQGMQNRWQAISHDVSKFCGYYNKIGRLNPSGWNDQMILDEAKKQYGEIEGPLQAKPVQFCKFKFEHCWKLLKDSPKWNDHVLMRNTSKGCKKPSNPQSQVIGLDDGTPPSTSSTQCSILLDEFKSQDDEHDQVRPAEGRRKIKAKRKNEWRDEESTSFLKSINETLAQTAMIEKEKLEVKKNSEKEKWEAKKRRNEQKIMREEMKVTRKSMVGLTPEQAAYWKLQQSLIVERYKANGFLTDLETNENNYGFNF, encoded by the exons atGAATAAGCAAAGtttgccacatcagattttgcttattcatttagaggttgctaaagttagcaatctCAAGTTCCACagtggttattttttgcccataatcaaaactatttccctccaaactttttcccttcaatttttcattcCAAATTGTCCCGCCTTCCATCCcctccaatttttttcccgCAGAATATTCAGTCCCCTCCCTTTATCCTTCGCTTCACGCCTACTGCCATTTTCACCCATTCCTTCTTCTTTCATCCTTTCAATGGAAAATCACTTTTCTCAATCCTATGAAACTATGGAATCAGAAACCCAAATGGAATCACAATCTGCAACCCAAATGGAATCAGAAAATCAAAGGAAAACAAGGAAAACGAACTACTCTCAATATGAAGATGAAGTGCTAGTAAAATCTTGGCTACATATTTCTGGAGATGCAGTGGTCGGAAGGGATCAAAAGTCTACGAAGTTATGGATGCGAGTTCTAGAGagttttcatcaaattttgggtagaATAACAGAGAGAAATGCTCAAGGCATGCAAAATAGGTGGCAAGCTATTTCGCATGATGTCTCCAAGTTTTGTGGGTATTACAACAAGATCGGACGATTGAATCCAAGCGGATGGAATGATCAAATGATA cttgATGAGGCTAAAAAACAATATGGTGAAATTGAGGGTCCATTACAAGCAAAACCAGTGCAATTTTGTAAGTTCAAGTTTGAGCATTGCTGGAAGCTTTTAAAGGACAGTCCGAAGTGGAACGACCATGTTCTCATGCGGAACACATCCAAGGGATGCAAAAAACCTTCAAACCCACAAAGCCAAGTCATTGGTTTGGATGATGGCACTCCACCATCTACTTCATCAACTCAATGTTCGATTCTCCTTGATGAGTTCAAGTCACAGGATGATGAACACGACCAAGTCCGACCGGCTGAAGGAAGACGGAAAATcaaagcaaaaagaaagaacgAATGGAGAGATGAGGAGTCAACTTCGTTCTTGAAAAGCATCAATGAAACACTTGCACAAACTGCAATGATTGAGAAGGAGAAATTGGAGGTCAAGAAGAATTCTGAGAAGGAGAAATGGGAGGCcaagaagagaagaaatgaacaaaaaataatgcGTGAAGAAATGAAAGTGACGAGGAAATCTATGGTGGGACTCACACCCGAACAAGCAGCTTATTGGAAGCTACAACAATCACTCATTGTTGAGCGCTACAAGGCAAATGGTTTCTTGACGGATCTCGAGACCAATGAAAATAATTATGGTTTTAACTTCTAG
- the LOC131327783 gene encoding disease resistance protein RPV1-like → MVGDKLSRTALNIARHLVGMHSRVKNIQLWLEDGPSNVGIVAICGMGGIGKTTIATFLYNLNFSRFEGGSFIADVREISQQQDGLLRLQRQFLADICKTRKVKLNSIAEGTAMIKDAICCKKVFVVLDDVDKLDQIEALLGMRGWLFPGSKIIITTKRELGAYEFYKVHRLENLTDEESLELLSWHAFGKYCPNNGYGEVSKRVVSYCGGLPLAIKVLDDHDKQLFLHLACFFVGSDKDSTVTILDGCDFYTAVRIQNLVDRCLISIDESNMLVIHHLLQEMGREIVHQESPKEPGKRSILWNHNDAVNVLRENTGTSKTEGLKLDVCLLKEDAYASTIFGDNRKRRYEEFLGKPLLSNLGGSLKIYGFNTENSNLVALEADAFARMHKLKLLQLNHIHISGPYKKFPKGLRWLFWHGFPLKSIPGDFPLESLVALDMQYNHLKHVWEGTKFLGLLKILNLSHSYDLAKTPDFSELPNLERLVLKNCRSLIEETLVISGCSNLDGLPTNMGNMESLTVLEVDGIALSQSFPTNGQVNVVQSFIWPWRWKPRESSEISWPSLPWSLVKLSLVNCNLSEDDFPSNLSNLCSLNALDLSFNQFCVFPDFVKDLMKLEYLTVYSCPRLRRLDRVPQLRDFFFAHSEPIQVEYIGNVEAEIINNLGLSNLQSMGNLTIKLTSWHGMRQRRLPLQVCYETHIISVYIPGSKVPLWFNFKNLGSSIDFVVPSYLDSRFRALNLCSVYKHSRDPKDYEPHTVVSNRTRGLIWKHCPHVLGTAEDGEDTMWLSYWKSGNHLEGGDEVNISVSGGESVQVKEVGVRLLYKEEQERMSSQSAYEDQIPHQLYQFGNIVPGNVSAHQPGTKLYQLGLHLVKCKHCEHRYPPPWIPATPDNDSTVECWATLNWD, encoded by the exons atggTTGGAGACAAGCTAAGTCGCACGGCCTTGAACATTGCCCGCCACTTGGTTGGAATGCATTCACGAGTTAAAAACATTCAGCTTTGGTTAGAAGATGGGCCAAGTAATGTTGGCATAGTTGCAATttgtggaatgggtggaataggAAAGACAACCATTGCAACATTTCTGTATAATTTGAACTTCTCAAGATTTGAAGGTGGCAGTTTTATTGCAGATGTAAGAGAAATTTCACAACAACAAGATGGTTTACTTCGTTTACAAAGACAGTTTCTTGCAGACATTTGTAAGACAAGGAAGGTAAAACTAAACAGTATTGCTGAAGGAACTGCTATGATTAAAGATGCCATATGTTGCAAAAAAGTTTTTGTAGTTCTTGATGATGTTGATAAACTTGACCAAATTGAAGCACTACTTGGAATGCGAGGTTGGCTTTTTCCAGGAAGTAAAATCATCATAACCACCAAGCGTGAGCTAGGGGCTTATGAATTTTATAAGGTGCATAGGCTTGAAAATTTGACAGACGAGGAATCCTTGGAGCTCTTAAGCTGGCATGCCTTTGGAAAATATTGTCCAAACAATGGGTATGGGGAGGTCTCAAAAAGGGTGGTAAGCTATTGTGGAGGGCTACCATTAGCAATTAAAGTTCTAG ATGACCATGACAAACAACTATTCCTCCATcttgcttgtttttttgttggaagcGATAAGGATTCTACGGTTACAATCTTAGACGGATGTGACTTTTACACAGCGGTTAGGATTCAAAACCTCGTGGACAGATGTCTGATATCGATTGATGAAAGTAATATGCTAGTAATTCACCATTTGCTTCAAGAAATGGGAAGAGAAATTGTTCACCAAGAGTCACCAAAGGAGCCAGGCAAACGTAGCATCCTTTGGAATCATAATGACGCAGTTAATGTTTTGAGAGAAAACACT GGCACAAGCAAAACAGAAGGCCTCAAACTCGATGTGTGTCTGTTGAAAGAAGATGCATATGCtagtacaatttttggtgaCAATAGAAAACGTCGCTATGAAGAGTTCCTTGGGAAGCCCTTATTGTCAAATTTGGGTGGTTCGCTTAAAATATATGGTTTCA ATACCGAAAATTCAAATCTAGTAGCTTTGGAAGCGGATGCATTTGCAAGGATGCACAAACTAAAGCTTCTGCAGCTCAATCATATACATATTAGTGGGCCCTATAAAAAGTTTCCCAAAGGATTAAGATGGCTGTTCTGGCATGGATTCCCACTTAAGTCCATACCTGGTGATTTTCCTTTGGAGAGCCTGGTTGCTCTTGACATGCAATACAACCACTTAAAACATGTATGGGAAGGAACCAAG TTTCTGGGGTTGTTAAAAATCCTCAATCTAAGTCATTCATATGACCTTGCCAAAACTCCCGATTTTTCAGAACTCCCCAATCTTGAGAGACTGGTGCTTAAAAATTGTAGAAGTTTGATTGAG GAAACGCTTGTCATCTCCGGTTGCTCAAATCTTGATGGATTGCCGACAAACATGGGAAATATGGAGTCTCTAACTGTGCTCGAGGTAGATGGAATTGCTTTAAGTCAATCTTTCCCTACCAATGGGCAGGTGAATGTAGTGCAATCTTTCATCTGGCCTTGGAGGTGGAAGCCAAGAGAAAGTTCGGAAATTTCATGGCCTTCTTTACCATGGTCTTTGGTAAAATTAAGTCTAGTGAACTGTAATCTTTCGGAGGATGATTTCCCGAGCAATCTTAGCAACCTATGCTCACTGAATGCACTAGATTTGTCGTTCAATCAATTTTGTGTCTTCCCAGATTTTGTCAAAGATCTTATGAAGCTTGAGTACTTAACCGTTTATTCTTGCCCAAGGCTCCGCAGACTTGATAGGGTCCCGCAACTACGTGATTTCTTTTTTGCAC ACTCCGAGCCTATTCAAGTAGAATACATAGGAAATGTTGAAGCTGAGATTATTAACAATTTGGGCTTGTCGAACTTGCAATCTATGGGAAACCTAACTATAAAACTAACGTCATGGCATGGCATGCGACAAAGGAGGCTTCCGCTCCAg GTATGTTACGAAACACATATAATCTCCGTTTATATTCCTGGTAGCAAGGTTCCTCTCTGGTTCAATTTCAAGAATCTAGGATCCTCAATTGATTTTGTTGTGCCTTCATATCTTGATTCAAGGTTCCGAGCCTTGAACCTGTGTTCAGTTTATAAGCACTCTCGTGATCCAAAAGACTATGAACCACATACGGTCGTAAGTAATAGGACGAGGGgtttgatttggaagcattGCCCACATGTCCTTGGAACTGCAGAAGATGGTGAAGATACCATGTGGTTAAGTTATTGGAAGTCTGGAAATCATTTGGAAGGTGGCGATGAAGTTAATATTTCAGTGTCTGGAGGTGAATCTGTGCAAGTAAAGGAGGTTGGAGTCCGCCTTCTGTATAAGGAGGAACAAGAAAGGATGAGCTCCCAATCAGCCTATGAAGATCAAATACCCCATCAACTCTATCAATTTGGAAATATTGTTCCAGGAAATGTTTCTGCACATCAGCCGGGAACAAAATTGTACCAACTCGGCCTTCATCTTGTTAAATGCAAGCATTGTGAGCATCGGTACCCTCCACCGTGGATTCCTGCCACTCCTGATAATGACTCTACTGTGGAATGTTGGGCTACATTAAATTGGGACTAA
- the LOC131327355 gene encoding disease resistance protein Roq1-like has protein sequence MHPMKLKSQEASSLASPCSYHVFLSFRGEDTRKTFTDHLYTALDQAGFLTFRDDDGIERGEYIKSELEKAIRESRISIIVFSKNYASSTWCPEELVMILKRKTLGDVVLPVFYDVDPSEVRKQIGSFKEAFTRYEEKLKSETVELAKEKLKDKVGTWRAALKEVAAVAGMNLQNQVDE, from the coding sequence ATGCATCCTATGAAATTGAAATCCCAAGAAGCCTCTTCTTTGGCTTCTCCATGTAGTTATCATGTGTTTTTGAGCTTCAGGGGCGAGGACACTCGTAAGACTTTCACTGATCACCTCTATACAGCTTTGGACCAAGCTGGATTCCTCACCTTCAGAGATGATGATGGCATAGAAAGAGGAGAATATATCAAGTCTGAACTTGAGAAAGCAATTCGAGAGTCCAGGATATCGATAATTGTCTTCTCAAAGAACTATGCCTCGTCAACTTGGTGCCCTGAAGAGCTTGTGATGATCCTCAAACGCAAGACTCTTGGAGACGTAGTTCTACCTGTCTTCTATGATGTGGATCCATCTGAAGTGAGGAAGCAAATCGGCAGTTTCAAAGAAGCATTTACAAGGTATGAAGAGAAGCTCAAATCAGAAACAGTTGAATTGGCGAAAGAGAAATTGAAGGACAAGGTAGGAACGTGGAGGGCTGCACTTAAAGAAGTTGCTGCTGTGGCTGGgatgaatttacaaaatcaagttgatGAGTAA